A genomic segment from Vicia villosa cultivar HV-30 ecotype Madison, WI unplaced genomic scaffold, Vvil1.0 ctg.002025F_1_1, whole genome shotgun sequence encodes:
- the LOC131637544 gene encoding endoglucanase 8-like, which produces MRGNIITILSKLSLLVTMIMSTIMVKSVALDYGDALTKSILFFECQRSGYLPPSQRMTWRKNSALKDGSDIGVRMDGGYYDAGDNVKFHFPMAFTTTMLAWSVIEFGDLMGPDLQHALDAIRWGTDYFLKATKDPNVVIAQIGDPNKDHICWERPEDMDTSRKTYVVTTSKPGSEVSAEIAAALAASSIALRKNDGRYSEALLLRAKRVFDFANNHRGSYNDSIGDGACPFYCDFNGYMDELVWGAAWLYMASNDQFYWNFVKSNIQSLGSFSEFGWDSKHAGINVLISERVMNDPSNQNSFISNANNLMCSLLPNSPTKAVTYSKGGLLFKPGSSNMQHVTSYSFLLIVYARYMQVNQKIVNCGNFVVKPADLVNLAKTQVDYVLGKNPLGMSYMVGYGQKFPQKLHHRASTMPSIDVHPEHIECHDGDKYFELQSPDINQLTGAIVGGPAEDDSFQDSRYNVSQSEPATYINAPFVGVLAYFKQRNSKY; this is translated from the exons ATGAGAGGAAACATAATAACAATATTGTCAAAATTGTCATTGTTAGTAACAATGATAATGTCTACTATAATGGTAAAATCAGTTGCACTTGACTATGGTGATGCATTAACCAAAagcattttattttttgaatgccAAAGGTCAGGATATTTGCCACCATCTCAACGTATGACATGGAGAAAAAACTCTGCACTCAAGGATGGATCTGATATTGGT gTGCGTATGGATGGTGGATACTATGATGCCGGTGACAATGTAAAGTTTCATTTTCCTATGGCATTTACAACAACCATGCTAGCTTGGAGTGTTATAGAATTTGGAGATCTCATGGGTCCAGATTTGCAACATGCATTGGACGCAATCCGGTGGGGAACTGATTATTTCCTAAAAGCAACAAAGGATCCAAATGTCGTTATAGCACAAATCGGAGATCCAAATAAAGATCACATTTGTTGGGAACGACCAGAAGACATGGACACTTCTAGAAAAACATATGTTGTCACTACTAGTAAGCCTGGCTCGGAGGTTTCGGCCGAGATTGCGGCAGCTCTTGCAGCATCATCCATTGCATTACGCAAAAATGATGGCAGATACTCTGAAGCTCTTCTTCTCAGGGCTAAACGG GTGTTTGACTTTGCAAATAATCATCGTGGAAGTTATAATGATTCCATAGGTGATGGAGCATGCCCTTTCTACTGTGATTTCAATGGTTACATG GATGAGCTGGTTTGGGGTGCTGCATGGTTGTATATGGCTTCTAATGATCAATTTTATTGGAACTTTGTAAAATCAAATATACAATCCTTAGGATCCTTCAGTGAATTTGGATGGGATTCAAAGCATGCTGGCATTAATGTGCTTATTTCTGAG CGCGTGATGAACGATCCGTCAAACCAAAATTCTTTCATTTCAAATGCAAACAATCTTATGTGCTCATTGTTGCCTAACTCACCGACCAAAGCGGTTACATATTCTAAAG GTGGACTTCTATTCAAACCTGGATCAAGTAATATGCAACATGTAACAtcatattcatttttattaattgtttatgCACGTTACATGCAAGTTAACCAAAAAATAGTCAATTGTGGTAATTTTGTTGTCAAACCAGCTGATCTCGTTAATCTTGCAAAAACTCAG GTGGACTATGTACTTGGAAAGAATCCTTTAGGAATGTCATACATGGTAGGATATGGACAAAAATTTCCTCAAAAATTACACCATAGAGCTTCAACAATGCCATCAATAGATGTACATCCAGAACATATAGAGTGTCATGATGGAGACAAGTATTTTGAATTACAATCACCCGATATCAATCAACTAACTGGTGCAATTGTTGGAGGACCAGCAGAGGATGATTCTTTTCAAGATTCACGTTATAATGTTTCTCAATCAGAGCCAGCTACATATATCAATGCTCCTTTTGTTGGAGTTTTGGCTTACTTCAAACAACGTAATTCAAAATATTAG